From the genome of Denticeps clupeoides chromosome 4, fDenClu1.1, whole genome shotgun sequence, one region includes:
- the dad1 gene encoding dolichyl-diphosphooligosaccharide--protein glycosyltransferase subunit DAD1 yields MAASLFSVISRFLEEYTNTTPNKLKLVDAYLLYILLTGAFQFLYCLLVGTFPFNSFLSGFISCVGSFILAVCLRIQINPHNKGDFLTVSPERAFADFLFANTVLHLVVVNFIG; encoded by the exons ATGGCGGCGTCGCTGTTTTCTGTCATATCCCGCTTCCTGGAGGAATATACGAACACCACGCCGAATAAGCTGAAGCTGGTCGACGCCTACCTGCTGTACATTTTACTGACGGGGGCCTTCCAGTTCCTCTACTGTCTGCTGGTCGGCACCTTTCCGTTCAACAGCTTTTTGTCTGGCTTCATTTCGTGCGTTGGATCCTTTATTCTTGCAG TGTGCCTGCGAATCCAGATCAACCCTCACAACAAAGGAGACTTCCTGACCGTCTCCCCAGAGAGGGCCTTTGCGGACTTCCTGTTTGCTAACACTGttctccatctagtggtggtCAACTTCATTGGCTAA